The following proteins come from a genomic window of Sebaldella sp. S0638:
- a CDS encoding galactitol-1-phosphate 5-dehydrogenase encodes MKALAVLENEKLGVIDLEKPENVTGDEVLVKVVYSGLCGSDFPRMFEHQAKFFPVVLGHEFSGVVEKVGEKVHNLALGDKVSCIPLKPCFNCEACEEGNYSLCKNYGFIGSRENGGMEEYVKIPEINLQKLPEKFDLLQGAFFEPITVVLHGLGLLNKEVKGKKVGIIGVGTMGLLAVQCAKAYGAELVSAFDINEKNLEAAKELGADEVHNVSKKDIENEYDKYDIMIETSGANPSFVLILKLAAGKGELLYIGTPHSTLTFEYKDFELINRKELTIKGSWMNYSKPFPGKEWTEAVRLFDEGLVKIDKLVGATVSMNEFCERLEEIKGRKLGGKIMVKIGESE; translated from the coding sequence TTGAAAGCATTAGCAGTATTAGAAAATGAAAAACTCGGGGTAATTGATTTGGAAAAACCAGAAAATGTAACAGGAGATGAAGTATTGGTAAAAGTGGTATATTCGGGACTTTGCGGTTCAGATTTTCCTAGAATGTTCGAACATCAGGCAAAATTTTTTCCTGTAGTTTTGGGTCATGAATTTTCAGGGGTAGTAGAAAAAGTTGGTGAAAAAGTTCATAATCTGGCACTTGGCGACAAGGTGAGCTGTATTCCGCTAAAACCGTGTTTTAACTGTGAAGCATGCGAAGAAGGTAATTATTCTCTATGTAAAAATTATGGATTTATTGGTTCGAGAGAAAACGGCGGAATGGAAGAGTATGTAAAAATACCTGAAATAAATCTTCAAAAACTTCCAGAAAAATTCGATCTGCTGCAAGGAGCATTTTTTGAGCCAATAACAGTGGTATTACACGGACTTGGTCTTTTGAACAAAGAAGTGAAGGGAAAAAAAGTAGGGATTATCGGAGTGGGAACAATGGGTCTTCTGGCAGTTCAGTGTGCAAAAGCATATGGAGCAGAGCTGGTTTCAGCCTTTGATATAAATGAAAAAAATCTTGAAGCTGCGAAAGAACTGGGAGCAGACGAGGTTCATAATGTAAGTAAAAAAGATATAGAGAATGAATATGATAAATATGATATAATGATAGAGACATCAGGAGCGAATCCGAGTTTTGTTTTAATTCTGAAACTTGCTGCCGGAAAGGGAGAACTTTTATACATAGGTACTCCGCACAGTACACTAACATTCGAGTATAAGGATTTTGAATTAATAAACAGAAAAGAACTTACAATAAAAGGTTCGTGGATGAATTATTCCAAGCCGTTTCCCGGAAAAGAATGGACAGAGGCAGTAAGACTTTTTGACGAAGGTCTGGTAAAGATCGATAAATTAGTCGGAGCCACTGTTTCTATGAATGAATTCTGTGAAAGACTGGAAGAAATAAAAGGGAGAAAATTAGGCGGAAAAATAATGGTAAAGATAGGAGAAAGCGAATGA